In Thermodesulfobacteriota bacterium, the following are encoded in one genomic region:
- a CDS encoding dicarboxylate/amino acid:cation symporter, with translation MKRLFKENHLLAGIIAGVILGGIVGSFLPEVGVSLGFLGTMFLNALKMIVIPLIIVSITLSIMSIGNLGRLGLKTLAYFAATTGIAVIIGILLVNVVHPGSGTAVMSGEVPEIVKSKEGMGIVDIIIEEFISPNLFSSAADFDILPLIIASVLFGAAFSSLGKDKKLLVDIFTLLDRAIMKIVHWIMIFTPIGIFSLIAERIGRAGGGDQVYHLAMELGKYVFCVVFGLFLHGVVVLPLIYYLFTKKNPFEFASKMSKALLTAFSTASSSATLPLTMEAVVEEAKVSPRVGRFVVPMGATINMDGTALYEAVAAIFIAQSFGIELGMYEMVVIFFTSTLAATGAAGIPEAGLVTMVLVLKAVGLPLEGVGLLLAVDWLLDRFRTTVNVWGDCVGAGVIDVSEGHRTDPDHDEA, from the coding sequence ATGAAGAGGCTCTTTAAAGAGAACCATCTGCTCGCGGGAATTATCGCCGGGGTCATTTTGGGCGGGATCGTCGGCTCGTTTCTTCCCGAGGTCGGGGTCAGCCTGGGCTTTTTGGGGACGATGTTCCTGAACGCGCTCAAGATGATAGTTATACCGCTTATCATCGTATCCATAACCCTCAGCATAATGAGCATCGGGAATCTCGGGAGGCTGGGGCTGAAGACGCTCGCGTATTTCGCGGCTACTACCGGCATCGCGGTGATCATAGGAATATTACTGGTGAATGTGGTTCATCCGGGCTCCGGAACGGCAGTCATGTCCGGGGAGGTGCCGGAGATCGTGAAGTCGAAGGAAGGGATGGGGATCGTCGATATAATTATCGAGGAATTCATCTCGCCCAATCTCTTCAGCTCGGCGGCCGACTTCGATATTCTGCCGCTGATTATAGCATCCGTGCTTTTCGGCGCGGCGTTCTCGAGCCTCGGGAAGGACAAGAAGCTCCTCGTCGATATATTCACGCTCCTCGACAGGGCAATAATGAAGATCGTCCACTGGATCATGATTTTCACTCCCATAGGCATATTCAGCCTGATCGCCGAGCGGATAGGGCGGGCCGGCGGCGGGGACCAGGTCTATCACCTTGCGATGGAGCTCGGGAAGTACGTTTTCTGCGTCGTGTTCGGGCTGTTCCTGCACGGGGTGGTCGTGCTGCCGCTTATATACTATCTCTTCACGAAGAAGAATCCTTTCGAGTTCGCGTCGAAAATGAGCAAGGCCCTTCTCACGGCGTTTTCGACTGCGTCCTCTTCGGCGACTCTCCCGCTCACTATGGAGGCCGTCGTCGAGGAGGCAAAGGTAAGTCCCAGGGTGGGGCGGTTCGTCGTTCCCATGGGGGCGACGATAAACATGGACGGCACCGCACTTTACGAGGCCGTGGCGGCCATATTCATCGCGCAGAGCTTCGGCATAGAGCTGGGAATGTACGAGATGGTGGTAATATTCTTCACCTCCACGCTGGCCGCTACGGGGGCGGCCGGGATACCCGAGGCGGGGCTCGTGACGATGGTGCTCGTGCTCAAGGCCGTAGGGCTGCCGCTCGAAGGCGTCGGCCTCCTTCTCGCGGTGGACTGGCTCCTCGACAGGTTCAGGACGACGGTTAACGTCTGGGGGGACTGCGTCGGGGCAGGGGTCATAGACGTTTCGGAAGGGCACAGGACCGACCCGGACCATGACGAAGCCTGA
- a CDS encoding DUF3568 family protein gives MKRQKLILLLLIAASPLILTGCLAAAAVGGAAVAGAGTVAYIKGELKATEEASVEKAWRATEGAIDELQFLVINKIHDAVSGELEAKTADNKTVKISLKRVSNNLTEITIRVGTFGDETLSRYILSKIEARL, from the coding sequence ATGAAGAGACAAAAGCTGATTCTTTTACTGCTCATCGCGGCCTCGCCGCTCATACTCACGGGGTGCCTCGCGGCCGCGGCCGTGGGAGGCGCGGCGGTGGCCGGGGCGGGAACGGTCGCCTACATTAAAGGCGAGCTCAAGGCCACCGAAGAAGCTTCCGTGGAGAAGGCGTGGAGGGCCACCGAGGGCGCCATCGACGAGCTTCAGTTCCTCGTCATAAACAAGATACACGACGCCGTCTCGGGCGAGCTCGAAGCCAAAACGGCCGACAACAAGACGGTCAAGATAAGCCTCAAGAGGGTCAGTAACAACCTGACCGAAATCACGATCAGGGTGGGGACCTTCGGCGACGAAACGCTATCGCGCTACATCCTGAGCAAGATAGAAGCCAGGCTCTAA
- a CDS encoding nuclear transport factor 2 family protein, which yields MISQEKAREIALEWIEAWNSHDIDSIMSHYSDVVELTSPNVVKLLGDESGVVTGKDALRAYFEKGLAAFPDLRFELIGIFTGVNSIVLHYTRANGHPGAELMILDGKDKVEKVIANYDYSD from the coding sequence ATGATCTCCCAGGAAAAAGCCCGCGAAATAGCCCTCGAATGGATCGAGGCATGGAACAGCCACGACATCGATTCCATAATGTCCCACTACTCGGACGTCGTCGAGCTCACGTCTCCCAACGTCGTAAAACTGCTCGGAGACGAATCGGGAGTAGTAACCGGCAAGGATGCGCTGAGGGCCTATTTCGAGAAGGGCCTCGCGGCATTTCCCGACCTCAGGTTCGAGCTGATAGGGATCTTCACCGGCGTAAACAGCATCGTTCTCCACTACACGAGGGCGAACGGGCACCCGGGTGCGGAGCTGATGATACTCGACGGCAAAGACAAGGTCGAGAAGGTCATAGCCAACTACGACTATTCGGATTAA
- a CDS encoding DUF924 family protein: MDKTKNADAARQNAVLEYWFGDLKDGEAPTDEVIARWWGKDRETDDYIRGNFGRDLEEASAGGLARWEETPRGTLALIIVLDQFSRNVHRDDPRAFAQDALALETAVRGISKGFDRGLHPVMRVFFYMPFMHSEDMAMQERSLELFRGLEDEFAHVPDIAEMLSSNRDYAERHYEIVKRFGRYPHRNGVLGRASTPGEIEFLKEPGSSF, encoded by the coding sequence ATGGATAAAACGAAAAATGCGGATGCAGCAAGGCAAAATGCGGTGCTCGAATACTGGTTCGGGGATTTGAAGGATGGTGAAGCGCCGACGGACGAAGTTATCGCGAGGTGGTGGGGGAAAGACCGGGAAACGGACGATTACATCAGGGGAAATTTCGGGCGCGACCTCGAAGAAGCGTCCGCGGGCGGGCTTGCCCGCTGGGAGGAAACCCCGCGCGGGACGCTCGCCCTTATCATCGTCCTCGACCAGTTCTCGCGGAACGTGCACAGGGACGACCCGCGCGCCTTCGCACAGGACGCGCTCGCGCTGGAAACGGCGGTCAGGGGCATCTCGAAAGGGTTCGACAGGGGGCTTCATCCGGTGATGAGGGTCTTCTTCTACATGCCGTTCATGCATTCGGAGGACATGGCGATGCAGGAGAGGTCTCTCGAACTGTTCCGCGGGCTCGAAGACGAATTCGCCCATGTTCCGGACATCGCCGAGATGCTTTCAAGTAACAGGGACTACGCAGAAAGGCATTACGAGATCGTGAAGAGGTTCGGCAGGTACCCCCACAGGAACGGGGTCCTCGGGAGGGCATCCACGCCCGGAGAAATTGAATTCCTGAAGGAGCCGGGGTCTTCTTTCTGA
- a CDS encoding adenosylcobalamin-dependent ribonucleoside-diphosphate reductase, translated as MASDKFSPTETNGNGHSSTPLEQGIQEEDILTQKADEAEEQVPFKEGIMDLPEKTVDAFGGDELRARVFYEKYALRDKNGKIVEHTPEDMWRRVAREIAAPEKSKELKKEWEDNFFWLLSSFKFIPGGRILFGAGQNRRATLLNCYYMPIKEDSIEGIFEWCKEAARTYSFGGGVGTDISILRPKGSPVNNSAIYSTGAVSFMDLLSTTTGTIGQAGRRGALMITINVDHPDILEFIDVKNDDERSKVKFANISIKISDAFMEAVEQDTDFDLTFENEKVKYVKTVRARDIWEKLVKSAWASAEPGVIFWDAVKRYSPTEYGGMEVNGVNPCSEQALEDYGNCCLGNINLSPFVKDAFTEDAAIDWEKLEKAFKYSVRFLDNVLDYNMHKHPLGFQTKASTLSRRIGVGFTGFGDMLAKLNIKYDTPEGVEFADKMFEHIKNTVYEASSDLATEKGTFPAYDRDTHINLPFVKSVDERVQAKIKKQGLRNACILTVPPVGSGSVLAGTTSGVEPMFALSYFRRSKSLSKGEFKVYHPLVGEYLEKFGIVDEKELPDTFVTSHQIKPEMRVRMQAAIQKHIDSCISSTVNLPENITLDEVEKVYFLAWKLGCKGITVYREGSREGILVTEDQANAQQKSKDEKKLPTQTQDEGMKKTHHPNPISSPRPTQMPEIKPIKRPPYLEGFTEVIKTGYGNLYVTINTYDGRPFEVFVQIGKSGYSTMADAEATGRLVSLALRSGISVKDVVEQLEGIGGSSPVFSEGKLVMSIPDAIATVLKKHFVSAPAPSSGGYAETAGLRKVTDLNLERCPDCGDRALAFEAGCMTCRTCGFSKCD; from the coding sequence ATGGCTTCTGATAAATTCAGCCCCACAGAGACCAACGGAAACGGCCACAGCTCAACTCCCCTCGAACAGGGCATACAGGAAGAAGACATCCTCACTCAAAAGGCTGACGAAGCCGAAGAGCAGGTCCCGTTTAAAGAAGGAATCATGGACTTACCCGAAAAAACAGTGGACGCCTTCGGCGGCGACGAGCTCCGCGCAAGGGTTTTTTACGAAAAATACGCCCTCCGCGACAAAAACGGCAAAATAGTAGAGCACACCCCCGAAGACATGTGGCGAAGGGTCGCGAGGGAAATAGCTGCCCCCGAAAAATCCAAAGAGCTCAAAAAGGAATGGGAAGACAACTTCTTCTGGCTCCTTTCCAGCTTCAAATTCATCCCCGGCGGGAGGATTCTCTTCGGTGCCGGGCAGAACAGGCGCGCGACGCTTCTTAACTGCTACTACATGCCCATAAAAGAGGATTCCATCGAGGGCATCTTCGAATGGTGTAAGGAAGCGGCGCGTACGTACTCCTTCGGCGGCGGCGTCGGGACGGACATCTCCATCCTCCGGCCCAAGGGCTCTCCCGTAAACAATTCGGCTATTTATTCCACCGGCGCGGTTTCGTTCATGGACCTCCTTTCCACGACCACGGGCACCATAGGCCAGGCGGGAAGGCGCGGCGCGCTCATGATCACGATTAACGTCGACCATCCCGACATACTCGAATTCATAGACGTAAAGAACGACGACGAAAGGTCCAAGGTCAAATTCGCCAACATCTCCATCAAGATTTCAGACGCCTTCATGGAGGCCGTCGAGCAGGACACCGACTTCGACCTCACCTTCGAGAACGAAAAGGTAAAATACGTAAAAACCGTACGCGCACGCGACATCTGGGAAAAGCTCGTGAAGTCCGCCTGGGCGTCGGCCGAGCCGGGCGTTATCTTCTGGGACGCCGTCAAAAGATACTCCCCCACCGAATACGGCGGCATGGAGGTAAACGGCGTAAACCCCTGCAGCGAGCAGGCCCTCGAGGACTACGGCAACTGCTGCCTCGGCAACATTAACCTCTCCCCGTTCGTAAAGGATGCGTTCACCGAGGACGCAGCCATAGACTGGGAGAAGCTCGAAAAGGCATTCAAGTACTCCGTCCGATTCCTCGACAACGTGCTCGACTATAACATGCACAAGCACCCGCTTGGATTCCAGACCAAGGCCTCCACGCTTTCGAGGCGTATAGGCGTCGGCTTCACCGGGTTCGGCGACATGCTGGCAAAGCTCAACATCAAGTACGACACGCCCGAGGGGGTCGAATTCGCCGACAAGATGTTCGAGCACATCAAGAACACCGTGTACGAGGCCAGCTCCGACCTCGCTACGGAAAAGGGCACCTTCCCGGCTTACGACCGCGACACGCACATTAACCTGCCCTTCGTAAAGTCCGTAGACGAGAGGGTCCAGGCCAAGATAAAAAAACAGGGCCTCAGGAACGCCTGCATACTGACCGTCCCCCCCGTGGGGAGCGGCTCCGTCCTCGCGGGCACGACGAGCGGCGTCGAGCCGATGTTCGCCCTCTCCTATTTCAGGCGCTCGAAATCCCTATCCAAGGGCGAATTCAAGGTATATCATCCGCTCGTCGGCGAATACCTCGAGAAATTCGGCATCGTGGATGAAAAAGAGCTGCCCGACACGTTCGTGACCTCGCATCAGATCAAGCCCGAGATGAGGGTCCGGATGCAGGCCGCTATACAGAAGCACATAGACTCGTGCATTTCCAGCACTGTGAACCTTCCCGAGAACATCACGCTCGACGAGGTGGAGAAGGTCTACTTCCTCGCGTGGAAGCTCGGCTGCAAGGGCATCACCGTCTACAGGGAAGGCTCGAGAGAGGGCATTCTGGTCACCGAAGACCAGGCCAACGCCCAGCAGAAATCCAAAGACGAAAAAAAGCTTCCGACCCAGACCCAGGACGAGGGGATGAAAAAAACCCATCACCCCAACCCCATCTCATCCCCTCGTCCAACCCAAATGCCTGAGATAAAGCCCATAAAGAGGCCCCCATACCTCGAAGGCTTTACCGAGGTCATTAAAACGGGCTACGGGAATCTGTACGTCACGATAAACACATACGACGGGAGGCCGTTCGAGGTATTCGTTCAGATAGGCAAATCCGGCTACTCCACTATGGCCGACGCCGAGGCGACGGGCAGACTCGTCTCTCTCGCGCTCCGCTCCGGCATAAGCGTAAAGGATGTCGTCGAGCAGCTCGAAGGGATAGGAGGCTCCTCGCCCGTATTCTCCGAGGGCAAGCTCGTCATGTCCATTCCGGACGCCATAGCCACGGTGCTGAAGAAGCACTTCGTCTCCGCGCCCGCTCCCTCAAGCGGCGGCTACGCCGAAACCGCGGGCCTGAGGAAAGTCACCGACCTCAACCTCGAGCGCTGCCCCGACTGCGGCGACCGCGCCCTCGCCTTCGAGGCGGGGTGCATGACGTGCAGGACCTGCGGGTTCTCCAAATGCGACTAA
- a CDS encoding RNA polymerase sigma factor RpoD/SigA produces METKYNEFDESVSVGEYGEFGREDDEITSLKFKEGYENGDGHENGYAAGRRRQKESDETPDEQLRLLYVYFKDMSVEPLFTAQEEVEISAKIKKCEARSRELEQLVERLSLGNLKVRMPKGRLGVRSAAKAADIEKRIKSLSAFVRVYSENAKRYKQRFVKANLRLVITISRKYMGRGLPLSDLIQEGNMGLMRAVERFDHRKGFKFSTYASWWIHQAILRALQGQTRTIKVPVYLLEQANRVYKVNSLLAKKLGRKPTPKEIARKSGITVEVVKRILRSTKDAISLDTPILDGEKTTLLDSIADNDTVIPDSLVAKSDLTDKLRQALTMLNPREEEILRLRFGIDQHSTYTLDEIGRKFNLTRERIRQIEKAALGKLASSEIKDHLESFLR; encoded by the coding sequence ATGGAGACAAAGTATAACGAGTTCGATGAAAGTGTGTCTGTGGGTGAATATGGTGAATTCGGCCGTGAAGACGACGAAATAACATCCCTCAAATTCAAGGAAGGGTACGAAAACGGGGACGGCCACGAGAATGGCTACGCGGCCGGACGCAGGCGGCAGAAGGAGTCGGACGAGACCCCCGACGAGCAGCTTAGACTTCTATACGTATATTTCAAGGATATGTCGGTTGAGCCTCTTTTCACGGCCCAGGAAGAGGTCGAAATATCCGCCAAGATTAAAAAATGCGAGGCGCGAAGCCGCGAGCTCGAACAGCTCGTCGAGAGGCTCAGCCTCGGGAATCTCAAGGTGCGCATGCCGAAGGGACGGCTTGGCGTCAGGAGCGCGGCCAAGGCGGCGGACATAGAAAAGAGGATAAAGAGCCTTAGCGCGTTCGTGAGGGTTTATTCCGAAAACGCGAAAAGGTACAAACAGAGGTTCGTGAAGGCGAATTTGAGGCTCGTAATCACTATATCCAGGAAATACATGGGAAGGGGTCTCCCGTTATCCGACCTCATCCAGGAAGGAAACATGGGCCTCATGAGGGCCGTCGAAAGGTTCGACCACAGGAAGGGATTTAAATTCTCGACGTATGCGTCGTGGTGGATTCACCAGGCCATTTTACGCGCCCTCCAGGGGCAGACGAGGACGATCAAAGTGCCCGTGTATTTACTGGAGCAGGCCAACCGTGTGTACAAGGTGAATTCACTTCTGGCCAAGAAGCTCGGAAGGAAGCCCACGCCGAAGGAGATAGCGCGTAAATCGGGCATAACGGTCGAGGTGGTGAAACGGATTTTAAGGTCCACGAAGGACGCGATAAGCCTCGACACCCCCATACTCGACGGCGAAAAAACCACCCTCCTCGATTCCATAGCGGACAACGACACCGTAATTCCGGATTCACTCGTAGCCAAATCGGACCTCACCGACAAGCTGAGGCAGGCTCTTACCATGCTCAATCCGAGAGAGGAAGAGATACTCAGGCTCCGGTTCGGGATAGACCAGCACAGCACCTACACACTCGACGAGATAGGACGGAAGTTCAACCTTACCCGCGAGAGGATAAGGCAGATAGAAAAGGCTGCCCTCGGCAAGCTCGCGAGCTCCGAAATAAAAGACCACCTCGAAAGCTTTCTCAGATAA
- a CDS encoding superoxide dismutase — MPFEVPKLPYAYDALEPHIDARTMDIHYNKHHQTYVNNLNAAIEKHPELGGKSVEELVANLDAVPEDIRTAVRNNGGGHLNHSLFWPLMAPNAGGSPSGDLAAAIDKAFGSLDAFKAEFAKAAAGRFGSGWAWLVVGKDGNLAITSTPNQDNPISEGLKPVLGLDVWEHAYYLNYQNRRPDYISAWWNVVNWEQAASNYASSK; from the coding sequence ATGCCGTTCGAAGTACCTAAACTTCCATATGCATACGATGCGCTCGAGCCTCACATAGACGCGAGGACAATGGATATCCATTATAACAAGCATCATCAGACCTACGTAAACAACCTTAACGCCGCGATCGAGAAGCATCCCGAGCTCGGCGGAAAGAGCGTCGAAGAGCTCGTCGCCAACCTCGACGCGGTGCCCGAGGACATAAGGACAGCCGTCAGGAACAACGGCGGCGGGCATTTGAACCACAGCCTTTTCTGGCCGCTTATGGCCCCGAACGCGGGCGGGAGCCCCTCGGGCGATCTCGCGGCGGCCATAGACAAGGCCTTTGGGAGCCTCGACGCCTTTAAGGCGGAGTTCGCCAAGGCCGCGGCCGGAAGATTCGGAAGCGGTTGGGCGTGGCTCGTCGTGGGCAAGGATGGGAATCTCGCCATCACCTCGACGCCTAACCAGGACAATCCGATCTCGGAGGGGCTTAAGCCTGTACTCGGGCTGGACGTGTGGGAGCACGCCTATTACCTCAACTATCAGAACAGGCGCCCCGATTATATCTCCGCATGGTGGAACGTAGTAAACTGGGAGCAGGCGGCTTCGAACTACGCTTCGTCAAAATAG
- a CDS encoding Rrf2 family transcriptional regulator, with translation MQVTKSLDYAVRSLTFMGHAPVTKHSMREISERQYIPLNYLAKIMRRLVKKGLVRSSVGPDGGYTLRKSPSEISLRDIYEAIEGEIRMVDCMEKDSVCRLYESCPQLPVWDRVQVSMIKLLEETTLEDILKGEGTAKIN, from the coding sequence ATGCAGGTTACGAAAAGTCTCGATTACGCAGTCAGGTCTTTGACCTTCATGGGACACGCGCCGGTGACGAAGCATAGCATGCGGGAGATTTCGGAGAGGCAGTACATACCTCTTAACTACCTCGCCAAGATCATGCGGAGGCTGGTGAAGAAGGGGCTCGTAAGATCGAGCGTGGGCCCCGACGGCGGCTACACCCTCCGGAAGTCCCCGAGCGAAATCAGCCTCAGGGATATATACGAGGCCATAGAGGGCGAAATAAGAATGGTCGACTGCATGGAAAAGGATTCTGTATGCCGCCTCTACGAATCGTGCCCGCAGCTCCCGGTCTGGGACAGGGTGCAGGTATCCATGATAAAGCTGCTTGAGGAAACCACGCTGGAAGATATCCTCAAGGGCGAAGGGACGGCAAAAATTAACTAG
- the sufB gene encoding Fe-S cluster assembly protein SufB, whose protein sequence is MSIDLEKLAEQEYKYGFFTNVEQEIAPRGLNEDIIRLISSKKEEPEWLLEWRLEAYKHWLTMKEPRWANVKFSPIDYQNISYYAAPKKKEGPKSLDEIDPEIKAAYDKLGIPLDEQKMLAGVAVDAVFDSVSVITTFKEKLAEAGVIFCSISEAVREHPELVKKYLGFVVPRNDNFYAALNSAVFTDGSFVYVPKGVRCPMELSTYFRINAENTGQFERTLIIAEAGSYVSYLEGCTAPKRDENQLHAAVVELIAHDDATIKYSTIQNWYPGNAQGEGGIYNFVTKRGRCVGRGSHISWTQVETGSAITWKYPSCILEGDNSVGEFYSVALTNKRQQADTGTKMVHIGKNTKSTIISKGISAGHGQNTYRGLVNIGKDASGARNYTQCDSMLIGDKCGAHTFPYIEVKNSTAQMEHEASTSKIGEDQIFYCQQRGLSAEDAVSLIVNGFCKEVFRELPFEFAVEAEKLLSISLEGSVG, encoded by the coding sequence ATGAGCATTGACCTCGAAAAGCTTGCGGAGCAGGAATACAAGTACGGATTCTTCACGAACGTCGAGCAGGAAATAGCGCCCAGGGGGCTCAACGAAGATATAATCCGCCTGATTTCGAGCAAAAAGGAAGAGCCCGAATGGCTTCTCGAATGGAGGCTCGAGGCTTATAAGCACTGGCTCACCATGAAGGAGCCGCGCTGGGCCAACGTTAAATTTTCCCCCATCGACTATCAGAACATAAGCTACTATGCGGCTCCCAAGAAAAAGGAGGGGCCCAAGAGCCTCGACGAGATAGACCCCGAGATCAAGGCCGCCTACGACAAGCTCGGCATCCCGCTCGACGAGCAGAAGATGCTGGCAGGCGTGGCTGTGGACGCCGTTTTCGACAGCGTATCCGTCATAACGACGTTTAAGGAAAAGCTCGCCGAGGCGGGCGTCATATTCTGCTCCATATCCGAGGCCGTAAGGGAGCACCCCGAGCTCGTGAAGAAATACCTCGGCTTCGTCGTTCCGCGTAACGACAACTTCTACGCCGCGCTCAACTCGGCCGTATTCACGGACGGCTCTTTCGTCTACGTACCGAAGGGCGTCCGCTGCCCGATGGAGCTTTCGACGTACTTCAGGATCAACGCCGAGAACACGGGGCAGTTCGAAAGGACGCTCATCATCGCCGAGGCCGGGAGCTACGTCAGCTATCTCGAAGGATGCACGGCCCCCAAGAGGGACGAGAACCAGCTCCACGCGGCCGTAGTCGAGCTGATAGCGCACGACGACGCGACCATAAAATACTCAACCATACAGAACTGGTATCCCGGGAACGCCCAGGGCGAAGGCGGGATTTATAACTTCGTCACCAAGAGAGGAAGATGCGTCGGCCGCGGGTCTCACATCTCCTGGACCCAGGTCGAAACCGGCTCCGCGATAACGTGGAAGTACCCGAGCTGCATATTAGAGGGCGACAACTCCGTCGGCGAGTTCTACTCCGTCGCGCTTACGAACAAGCGCCAGCAGGCCGATACCGGGACCAAAATGGTGCACATAGGAAAAAATACGAAGAGCACGATAATATCCAAGGGAATATCGGCCGGCCACGGGCAGAACACGTACAGGGGGCTCGTCAACATCGGCAAGGACGCCTCGGGCGCACGTAATTACACGCAGTGCGACTCGATGCTCATAGGTGACAAGTGCGGCGCGCACACGTTCCCGTATATAGAAGTAAAGAATTCAACGGCGCAGATGGAGCACGAGGCCTCGACGTCCAAGATAGGCGAGGACCAGATCTTCTACTGCCAGCAGCGGGGTCTCTCGGCCGAGGACGCGGTCTCGCTGATTGTAAACGGCTTCTGTAAGGAGGTCTTCCGCGAGCTCCCGTTCGAGTTCGCGGTGGAGGCCGAAAAGCTCCTGAGCATAAGCCTCGAGGGCAGCGTCGGGTAG